A genomic window from Terrisporobacter glycolicus ATCC 14880 = DSM 1288 includes:
- a CDS encoding DUF3783 domain-containing protein: MSFEKLNQSSISNIHDRSCIIVVNFNKKECSMIKNIGRLVGIKDCIFVDSKNGKSVIKDILNDTVSDGNEEVWTNKAIIFNNITQLKINGFLDSLKKMKIARPLSAIVTDTTIDWTLNKLVYNLIQERQALKSGQTLNH, translated from the coding sequence ATGTCGTTTGAGAAATTAAACCAAAGCTCAATAAGCAATATTCATGATAGAAGTTGCATAATTGTAGTTAATTTTAATAAAAAAGAATGTAGTATGATTAAAAACATAGGAAGACTTGTAGGAATTAAAGACTGCATTTTTGTAGATAGTAAAAATGGAAAAAGTGTTATAAAAGATATATTAAATGATACTGTATCTGATGGTAACGAAGAAGTATGGACCAATAAAGCTATAATTTTTAATAATATTACTCAATTAAAAATTAATGGATTTTTAGACAGTTTAAAGAAAATGAAAATAGCAAGACCTTTAAGTGCCATTGTGACAGATACAACTATAGACTGGACTTTAAACAAGTTAGTTTACAATTTAATCCAAGAAAGACAGGCATTAAAGTCAGGTCAAACTTTAAATCACTAA
- a CDS encoding lysylphosphatidylglycerol synthase transmembrane domain-containing protein, whose translation MDNKKKKTFLRYVFLLCLMGGTIYLVLKSLDISMLSNVITMVNKEYLLIGGVAILFYIILEGIILQMIINEQHKLKSSFVGFKLAIMGFYYNLVTPFASGSQPVQIYVLNKYKVPLSKATGIITNKTILYQVVITIYCTIFIFMNASELKYDLKTVMPFVMLGLAVNLFTFIIGFLAIINTPKIKEICHNVVRYLLKFKLFKFLQSKEDNIDSFIEEYTESIKFFMKNKKLLITTVTLTIIQISFYFSVAYWIYRAFNLNGHSFIYLMTLQVYLYMAISPIPTPGNIGANELAFFTIFKRVFPQTLLGYAVFLYGGFMYYLILILSGIFTIYSHYRMDKKMESGKISLKTT comes from the coding sequence ATGGATAATAAAAAAAAGAAAACTTTCCTAAGATATGTATTTTTACTATGTTTAATGGGTGGAACTATATATCTAGTTTTAAAAAGTTTAGACATAAGTATGTTGTCTAACGTTATTACTATGGTAAATAAGGAGTATTTATTAATAGGGGGAGTAGCGATTTTATTTTATATTATTCTTGAAGGAATAATATTGCAAATGATAATTAATGAACAACATAAATTGAAGAGTTCATTTGTAGGTTTTAAGCTAGCCATAATGGGGTTTTATTATAATTTAGTAACACCTTTTGCATCTGGTAGTCAACCTGTTCAAATATATGTACTAAATAAATACAAAGTTCCACTAAGTAAAGCGACGGGAATAATAACTAATAAAACTATACTTTATCAAGTAGTAATTACAATTTACTGTACTATATTTATTTTTATGAATGCTAGTGAATTAAAGTATGATTTGAAAACAGTGATGCCTTTTGTTATGTTGGGATTAGCAGTAAATTTATTTACATTTATAATTGGATTTTTAGCAATTATAAATACACCAAAGATAAAAGAAATATGTCATAACGTAGTAAGATATTTATTAAAATTTAAATTATTTAAATTTTTACAATCTAAAGAAGATAATATAGATTCATTTATAGAGGAATACACAGAGTCAATTAAGTTTTTTATGAAAAATAAGAAGTTACTTATTACTACTGTGACTTTAACCATAATCCAAATATCATTCTACTTTAGTGTTGCCTACTGGATATATAGAGCATTTAATTTAAACGGTCATAGTTTTATTTATCTAATGACTCTTCAAGTATATTTGTATATGGCTATATCACCAATACCAACACCAGGGAACATTGGAGCTAATGAATTGGCGTTCTTTACTATATTCAAGCGAGTATTCCCACAAACATTATTAGGATATGCTGTATTCTTATATGGTGGATTTATGTATTACTTAATATTAATACTAAGTGGAATTTTCACCATATATTCACATTATAGAATGGATAAAAAAATGGAATCTGGTAAAATTAGTTTAAAAACTACGTAA